In one window of candidate division TA06 bacterium DNA:
- a CDS encoding PAS domain S-box protein → MKDREKTREQLLAELGELRARIGKLAGIEREHARVEAALQESEATFRALAETSPSGIFVYREKFLYVNSACLAVTGYGREEFRAMRFWDMVHPEFRDLVRDRGLARQRGEPVPAHYEFKITRKDGVDRWLDFAGAQIQFQGEAAGLGIVYDITERKQAEAALKASEEQYRLLVESQDEGLAIVDGHERFLFVNPAGCRIFAVPDGSLNGRCLSEFADAANFRMIAQQTKLRQDGGSNEYEIEIIRGDKVKRIIKVSAKPQYGQSGQFDAAFGVFQDITERRLAEIRLKESEEIYHTLVNSSPDAVTMTDLQGRMIFVSEQTLKLHGYSHQDELLGQPAFMLIAAQDHQRAGANMEITLNQGSIRDIEYIFLKKDGSSFIGELNASLIRNVQGLPKAFIATTRDVTEHRNAEELVRKSEERYRRLLEAVTDYTYTVQIRDGKHAATQHSPNCLAVTGYSAEEYDADPNLWLNMVYQQDKQLVMEQAARLWAGEAVPPLEHRIIHKNGTFRWVKNTVVPRFDEQGKLMAYDGLVSGITERKLAEEEVKKLNLALQHYVTQLEDVNRELEAFNYSVSHGLRTPLVSIGGFSNLLLKEHSGGITSDCKQYLNVIRNNAVKMEKLIDDLLNRSYLGWKPIMETEIDINELVSDILGELESSFNGRNIQYNVGSLPNVRADRVMIHQVFTNYLTNAIKYTSIRDQAIIEIGGRSEAKGNIYYVRDNGVGFDMKLVDKLFSVFQRLHDQHEFKGTGVGLSIAQRIIHRHGGRVWAESEINKGSTFYFSLPREEPKEM, encoded by the coding sequence ATGAAGGACCGGGAAAAAACCAGGGAACAGTTGCTGGCCGAGCTGGGCGAGCTTCGGGCCAGAATCGGCAAGCTGGCGGGGATCGAGCGGGAGCATGCCCGGGTGGAAGCGGCGCTGCAGGAAAGCGAAGCGACTTTCCGGGCCTTGGCCGAGACCAGCCCCTCCGGCATATTCGTCTATCGTGAAAAATTCCTCTATGTCAACTCCGCCTGCTTGGCGGTAACCGGCTATGGCCGAGAAGAATTTCGCGCGATGCGGTTTTGGGATATGGTTCATCCGGAATTCCGGGATCTGGTCAGGGACCGGGGCTTGGCCCGGCAGAGAGGCGAGCCCGTCCCGGCCCACTATGAGTTCAAGATCACCCGTAAGGATGGAGTGGATCGGTGGCTGGATTTTGCCGGCGCCCAGATCCAGTTCCAGGGCGAAGCCGCCGGTCTGGGCATCGTTTATGACATCACCGAGCGCAAACAGGCGGAGGCCGCGCTTAAGGCCAGCGAAGAACAATATCGCTTGCTGGTGGAAAGCCAGGACGAGGGCCTGGCCATAGTGGACGGCCACGAAAGATTCCTTTTCGTAAACCCGGCCGGCTGCAGGATATTTGCCGTGCCGGACGGCTCCCTGAACGGCCGTTGTCTGAGTGAATTCGCCGACGCCGCCAATTTTCGGATGATTGCCCAGCAGACCAAGCTGCGCCAAGACGGCGGATCAAACGAGTATGAAATAGAGATCATCCGGGGAGACAAGGTCAAACGAATCATTAAAGTTTCGGCCAAGCCCCAATACGGCCAAAGCGGGCAGTTCGATGCCGCCTTCGGCGTATTCCAAGACATAACCGAGCGCAGGCTGGCAGAGATAAGGTTAAAGGAATCGGAGGAGATCTACCATACCCTGGTCAACTCCTCGCCTGATGCGGTGACCATGACCGATCTGCAGGGCCGGATGATATTTGTCTCGGAGCAGACCTTAAAACTGCACGGTTATTCGCATCAGGATGAACTTCTTGGCCAGCCGGCTTTCATGTTAATCGCCGCCCAGGATCATCAGCGGGCAGGGGCCAACATGGAAATAACGTTGAACCAAGGATCGATCAGGGATATCGAATATATTTTCCTGAAAAAGGACGGCTCTTCCTTCATCGGCGAATTGAACGCGTCTTTGATCCGGAACGTCCAGGGCCTGCCCAAGGCTTTCATTGCCACAACCAGGGACGTAACCGAGCACCGGAATGCCGAAGAGCTGGTCCGGAAAAGCGAAGAGCGCTACCGGAGATTGCTGGAAGCGGTTACCGATTATACCTACACCGTGCAGATACGGGACGGCAAGCACGCCGCGACCCAGCATAGCCCCAACTGCCTGGCGGTTACCGGATATTCCGCGGAAGAATACGACGCTGATCCCAACCTTTGGCTCAACATGGTCTACCAGCAGGATAAGCAACTGGTGATGGAGCAGGCCGCCCGGTTATGGGCCGGAGAAGCGGTGCCGCCGCTGGAACACCGCATCATCCATAAAAACGGCACCTTCCGCTGGGTGAAGAACACGGTAGTGCCCAGGTTCGACGAGCAGGGCAAACTGATGGCCTACGATGGCCTGGTATCAGGCATTACTGAGCGCAAGCTGGCCGAGGAGGAGGTGAAAAAATTGAACCTGGCGCTTCAGCACTATGTGACCCAGTTGGAAGATGTCAATCGGGAATTGGAAGCGTTCAATTATTCCGTTTCCCATGGTTTGAGGACCCCATTGGTCAGCATCGGCGGCTTTTCAAATTTACTGTTGAAAGAACATTCCGGCGGCATCACGTCGGATTGCAAACAATATTTAAACGTGATACGGAACAATGCCGTCAAGATGGAGAAATTGATCGATGATCTTCTAAACAGGTCGTATTTGGGTTGGAAGCCGATAATGGAGACGGAGATCGATATAAACGAGTTGGTGTCAGACATTTTAGGGGAATTGGAATCTTCGTTTAACGGAAGGAACATTCAGTACAATGTCGGTTCCTTGCCCAATGTCCGGGCTGATCGGGTTATGATCCATCAAGTTTTTACCAACTACCTCACCAATGCCATCAAATACACCAGCATCAGGGATCAGGCGATAATCGAAATCGGCGGGCGGAGCGAAGCAAAAGGGAACATTTATTATGTCCGCGATAATGGAGTTGGTTTCGACATGAAGCTGGTTGATAAGTTGTTCAGCGTTTTTCAAAGGCTGCATGATCAGCATGAATTTAAGGGAACCGGCGTTGGCCTGTCGATAGCCCAACGCATCATTCACCGTCATGGGGGACGGGTCTGGGCCGAAAGCGAGATCAATAAAGGATCGACCTTCTACTTCTCATTGCCAAGAGAAGAGCCTAAAGAGATGTAA
- a CDS encoding substrate-binding domain-containing protein gives MKRLATLALSLLLALFLLAPAVLAKDKLVLATTTSTMDSGLLDFLVPIFEKESGCKVQVIAVGTGAAIRYGKDGNADVVMVHDPAAEEAVVREGFFVERKYLMYNDFVIVGPAEDSAGIKGTASAVEALKKIQTSQSTFVSRADQSGTHKKEQRLWASAGIDPKGSWYLEAGAGMETVLRIANEKRAYSLTDRGTYLAHQKEYDLPILNEGDKELFNPYHIMLVAPAKYPFVNYSLAKKFSDFLTSERGQKLIAECGVDKYGQPLFYPAVEKK, from the coding sequence ATGAAAAGGTTAGCAACATTGGCGCTGTCACTGCTTCTGGCGCTATTCCTGCTGGCTCCGGCGGTTCTGGCCAAGGACAAGCTGGTCCTGGCCACCACCACCAGCACCATGGACTCGGGCCTGCTTGATTTCCTGGTTCCCATCTTCGAAAAGGAGAGCGGCTGCAAGGTCCAGGTCATCGCGGTCGGCACCGGGGCCGCCATCCGTTACGGCAAAGACGGCAACGCCGACGTCGTGATGGTTCACGATCCGGCGGCCGAGGAAGCGGTGGTCAGGGAAGGGTTTTTCGTGGAACGGAAATACCTGATGTACAATGATTTTGTGATCGTGGGCCCCGCCGAAGATTCGGCCGGGATCAAGGGGACTGCCTCGGCGGTTGAAGCCTTAAAAAAGATCCAGACCTCCCAGTCAACCTTCGTCTCCCGGGCCGACCAGTCCGGCACCCACAAAAAAGAGCAGAGGCTGTGGGCCTCCGCCGGGATCGATCCAAAAGGCTCATGGTACCTGGAGGCCGGGGCCGGGATGGAGACAGTGCTGCGCATCGCCAACGAAAAGCGGGCCTACAGCCTGACCGATCGCGGCACCTACCTGGCCCACCAGAAGGAATATGACCTGCCGATCCTGAACGAGGGGGACAAGGAGCTGTTCAATCCCTATCACATCATGCTGGTGGCCCCGGCCAAGTACCCGTTCGTCAACTATTCCCTGGCCAAAAAGTTCTCGGACTTCCTGACCTCGGAGCGGGGCCAGAAGCTGATCGCCGAGTGCGGCGTTGACAAGTACGGTCAGCCCCTGTTCTACCCGGCGGTGGAGAAGAAATAG
- a CDS encoding TOBE domain-containing protein, whose amino-acid sequence MLALDPEVVFLDEPTANLDPLSAKLIEKTIMELAGRGKKVILATHNLWQVERIADWVWFLNDGVISISGTAQDVLHKGDQAFWGKFLGRDNLYNGKIVKTENGKSFQCGNVSFEVVTTLEGLAMASLNPNEIILSSQKLVSSARNVLEGVITDAISEGGLYKVTVDVGLSLAAAITKASWDEMNLKVGSHVYAVFKASSVRVWREENGG is encoded by the coding sequence GTGCTGGCGCTGGATCCGGAAGTGGTGTTCCTGGACGAGCCCACGGCCAACCTGGATCCCTTGAGCGCCAAGCTGATTGAAAAAACGATTATGGAACTGGCCGGCCGGGGAAAGAAGGTGATATTGGCCACCCACAACCTTTGGCAGGTGGAGCGGATCGCGGACTGGGTTTGGTTTCTGAACGACGGGGTGATCTCCATCTCCGGCACGGCCCAGGATGTGCTGCACAAGGGCGACCAAGCCTTTTGGGGGAAGTTTTTGGGCCGGGATAATTTGTACAATGGTAAAATCGTCAAAACGGAAAACGGGAAATCTTTCCAATGCGGCAACGTGTCGTTTGAAGTGGTGACCACGCTGGAAGGACTGGCCATGGCCAGCCTGAATCCCAACGAGATAATTTTATCCTCGCAGAAATTAGTCAGCAGCGCTCGCAACGTGCTGGAGGGAGTTATAACCGACGCCATTTCCGAGGGCGGTCTGTACAAGGTCACGGTTGATGTGGGACTGTCATTGGCCGCGGCCATTACCAAGGCCTCGTGGGACGAGATGAATCTGAAGGTCGGCAGCCACGTGTATGCGGTGTTCAAGGCCAGCAGTGTCAGGGTTTGGAGGGAAGAGAACGGGGGATAG
- the rpmE gene encoding 50S ribosomal protein L31: MKKGIHPKYEAATITCSCGNVIKTRSTVKDIHVEICSSCHPFYTGKEKLLDAAGRVEQFRKRYAKKDGAMVKPKAAAKPKVEAKPKAEVETKVKPKAEAKPNVEAKPKAEAKAEAKPNVEAKPKAEVETKAEAKA, translated from the coding sequence ATGAAAAAGGGCATTCATCCCAAGTACGAAGCCGCCACCATCACCTGCAGTTGCGGGAATGTCATCAAGACTCGTTCCACCGTCAAGGACATCCACGTTGAAATCTGCTCCAGCTGCCATCCTTTCTATACCGGCAAAGAAAAGCTGCTGGATGCCGCCGGCCGGGTGGAGCAGTTCCGCAAACGTTATGCCAAAAAGGACGGAGCCATGGTCAAGCCCAAGGCCGCAGCCAAGCCCAAAGTTGAAGCCAAACCCAAGGCCGAAGTCGAAACCAAAGTCAAGCCCAAAGCCGAAGCCAAGCCTAATGTTGAAGCCAAACCCAAGGCCGAAGCCAAAGCCGAAGCCAAGCCTAATGTTGAAGCCAAACCCAAGGCCGAAGTCGAAACCAAGGCCGAAGCCAAAGCCTGA
- a CDS encoding ABC transporter permease codes for MFNLIQSLKQAIGLLLKFDHEIWQIVLLSLRVSLASSLIAVCLAIPLSLVITQNEFPGKRVVIGTVNSFIAIPAVVIGLVCYLFLSRSGPLGFWRLLYTPSAIIIAQTLLIIPLMTGLCISALQGLGHRVKETMITLGADRRHLTLGIMREVRFSLAAAFITGFSRVLGETGMTMMVGGNIKGDTRVMTTAIALETIKGNFELGIALGLVLLIVAIGINIVLQLAQGRAGR; via the coding sequence ATGTTCAATTTAATACAAAGTTTAAAGCAGGCTATTGGGCTGCTGCTCAAGTTCGATCACGAGATCTGGCAGATAGTCCTGTTGTCCCTGCGGGTCTCGCTGGCCTCTTCGCTGATCGCCGTCTGCCTGGCCATCCCGCTGTCCCTGGTCATTACCCAGAACGAATTCCCTGGCAAGCGTGTCGTCATCGGGACGGTCAATAGTTTCATTGCCATCCCCGCGGTGGTGATCGGGCTGGTCTGCTACTTGTTTTTGTCCCGTTCGGGTCCGCTGGGTTTCTGGCGCCTGCTGTATACGCCCTCGGCCATCATCATCGCCCAGACCCTGCTGATCATCCCGCTGATGACCGGACTCTGCATCTCGGCCCTGCAAGGCCTGGGGCACCGGGTGAAGGAGACCATGATCACCTTGGGCGCCGACCGCCGACATCTTACTTTAGGCATAATGCGGGAAGTGCGCTTCTCGCTGGCCGCGGCCTTCATCACCGGGTTTTCCCGGGTGCTGGGCGAGACCGGCATGACCATGATGGTGGGCGGCAACATCAAGGGCGACACCCGGGTGATGACCACCGCCATTGCGCTGGAGACCATCAAGGGCAACTTTGAACTGGGGATCGCATTGGGATTAGTGCTTTTGATAGTAGCGATTGGGATAAACATCGTTCTCCAGTTAGCCCAGGGGAGGGCCGGACGATGA
- a CDS encoding molybdopterin molybdotransferase MoeA — protein sequence MISFNEARNKMLEGIKPLPTEKCRLDDLLGRILAQDITASFDIPPKDNSAMDGFAVIYSDVATASPENPVALQVIEDVPAGKVAVKSLKPGQAIRIMTGAQIPEGAEAVVPVELTSKGIQNTEVRILKAVKQGANIRRQGEDVTSGQLLIAQGVRLRPQEVGLIASLGLTEALVAKQPVVGIISSGNEIAAPGQPLKPGQIYDANRFSIGGQVKEAGAEVKDYGIISDDLEKIKETLNQAARECDVVITSGGVSVGDYDLMKQALSSLGQMNFWQVKQKPGKPLAFGHINGKPVVGLPGNPVSSMVVCEQYDRPLLLKMQGSVNIYKEAIFAVCDQDIKKHAGRTEFLRAKVKWQDGAYHVVLTGPQGSGILTSMVQADGLMILPEECDGVKPGDVVQIELFSHG from the coding sequence ATGATCTCATTTAACGAAGCGCGCAACAAAATGCTGGAGGGCATAAAACCCCTGCCCACCGAAAAGTGCCGTCTGGATGACCTTTTGGGCCGGATACTGGCCCAGGACATCACGGCCTCGTTCGACATTCCGCCCAAAGACAACTCGGCCATGGACGGCTTTGCCGTCATTTATTCCGATGTGGCAACAGCGTCACCGGAAAACCCGGTTGCCCTGCAGGTCATAGAGGACGTGCCGGCCGGCAAGGTGGCCGTCAAGTCCTTGAAACCTGGGCAGGCCATTCGCATCATGACCGGAGCGCAGATACCCGAAGGGGCGGAGGCGGTGGTGCCAGTGGAACTAACCAGCAAGGGAATACAGAATACTGAAGTTAGAATATTGAAGGCGGTCAAGCAAGGGGCCAATATTCGCAGACAGGGAGAGGATGTAACGTCCGGGCAATTATTGATCGCTCAAGGTGTAAGACTTAGGCCGCAGGAAGTGGGGTTAATAGCATCCTTGGGCCTCACCGAAGCATTGGTCGCCAAACAGCCGGTGGTCGGGATAATCTCCAGCGGGAACGAGATCGCCGCGCCGGGCCAGCCGCTGAAGCCGGGACAGATATACGACGCCAACCGTTTCAGCATAGGCGGGCAGGTGAAAGAGGCCGGGGCAGAAGTCAAAGACTACGGCATAATCTCTGATGACCTGGAAAAGATCAAAGAGACCCTGAACCAGGCGGCCCGGGAGTGTGATGTGGTCATCACTTCGGGCGGCGTCTCCGTCGGCGACTACGACCTGATGAAACAGGCGCTGTCCTCACTCGGTCAAATGAATTTCTGGCAGGTGAAACAGAAGCCGGGAAAACCGCTGGCCTTCGGGCATATCAACGGTAAGCCGGTGGTCGGCCTGCCGGGCAATCCGGTGTCCTCAATGGTGGTCTGCGAGCAGTACGACCGACCGCTATTGTTGAAGATGCAGGGAAGTGTTAATATATATAAAGAAGCGATATTCGCGGTCTGCGATCAGGATATCAAAAAACACGCAGGAAGGACCGAGTTCCTTCGCGCTAAAGTAAAATGGCAGGATGGTGCTTATCACGTGGTTTTAACCGGGCCTCAGGGATCGGGCATCCTGACATCAATGGTCCAGGCCGACGGGCTGATGATACTGCCGGAGGAGTGCGATGGGGTGAAGCCGGGGGATGTGGTGCAGATTGAACTATTTTCACACGGATGA
- a CDS encoding ATP-binding cassette domain-containing protein, with amino-acid sequence MKIVAQNVSKSFDGKAVLKDITLTIEKPGVYALVGPNGSGKTTLMRMLALLEKSEGGTLKYKTRGSDGYASLAHSPGIRKKMGLIHNPAVMLSGTVQYNLEYGLRVRGVSAPERKRRSDQMLETLSLRWPGCWRWIRKWCSWTSPRPTWIP; translated from the coding sequence ATGAAGATAGTGGCCCAGAATGTCTCCAAAAGTTTCGACGGGAAAGCTGTGCTGAAGGATATCACGCTGACCATTGAAAAACCCGGCGTCTACGCGCTGGTGGGACCCAACGGCTCCGGCAAGACCACCCTGATGCGGATGCTGGCCCTGCTGGAAAAAAGCGAAGGCGGGACCTTGAAATACAAGACCCGGGGCAGCGATGGCTATGCCTCATTGGCGCACTCTCCCGGCATCAGGAAGAAGATGGGCCTGATCCACAACCCGGCGGTGATGCTGTCCGGTACGGTGCAGTACAATTTGGAATACGGCCTGCGGGTGAGGGGCGTGTCAGCGCCGGAGCGGAAAAGAAGATCGGACCAGATGCTGGAGACACTGTCCCTGCGCTGGCCCGGGTGCTGGCGCTGGATCCGGAAGTGGTGTTCCTGGACGAGCCCACGGCCAACCTGGATCCCTTGA
- the mobB gene encoding molybdopterin-guanine dinucleotide biosynthesis protein B: protein MQPIISFVGHSNSGKTTLIKKIVRILNRKGYRVGVLKHTHGAIKADRRGTDTDRFRLAGAKISSISDDKLLVRFENVKGLIPKMVVSALSSELDLLIIEGYKKESFPKVLFSDELSSVSLKGIIATVGPKNPSDSKVRHFKPSMPNEIARWLEQTFILPARKKRSLQIFIDGKPLPMNPFVRQMIRETLAGMLKSLKGGRGRKAQILIDFGAKM, encoded by the coding sequence ATGCAACCCATCATCTCCTTCGTCGGACATTCCAACTCCGGCAAGACCACCCTGATCAAAAAGATAGTCCGCATTTTAAACCGCAAGGGTTACCGGGTAGGGGTGCTGAAGCACACCCACGGCGCCATTAAGGCCGACAGGCGCGGGACCGACACCGACCGGTTCCGCCTGGCCGGGGCCAAAATATCTTCCATCTCCGACGACAAACTGCTGGTGCGGTTTGAGAATGTCAAAGGACTTATTCCAAAAATGGTGGTCAGCGCCTTGAGCAGCGAGTTGGACCTGCTAATCATCGAAGGATACAAGAAAGAATCTTTCCCCAAGGTGCTTTTTTCTGATGAACTTTCGTCAGTCAGTCTTAAAGGGATCATCGCTACTGTTGGCCCCAAAAATCCGTCCGACAGCAAGGTCAGGCATTTCAAGCCGTCCATGCCAAACGAGATTGCCCGGTGGCTGGAACAGACATTTATCCTCCCAGCCAGGAAGAAGCGGAGTCTTCAGATATTCATAGACGGCAAACCACTGCCGATGAATCCCTTTGTCAGGCAGATGATCAGAGAAACCCTGGCCGGTATGCTGAAAAGCCTGAAAGGCGGGCGGGGCCGTAAGGCCCAGATATTGATTGACTTTGGCGCAAAAATGTAG